In one Shewanella loihica PV-4 genomic region, the following are encoded:
- a CDS encoding cupin domain-containing protein, translating to MNNNKIINIDNLCWESWQHSDRYASHQKHIGDAAGCQQIGVTMERLEPGKLSSVAHYHTKEEEHLYALQGEATLYIDGEPHPFKQGDYICFTANSGISHTLKNESEADFLFLVLGNRDPHDVVVYPEHNKVQVRSIDEIYAKRPTNYWDPDR from the coding sequence ATGAATAACAATAAGATAATTAATATCGACAACCTTTGCTGGGAATCTTGGCAACACTCAGATCGATACGCCAGCCATCAAAAACATATCGGCGATGCCGCCGGTTGTCAGCAGATCGGCGTCACCATGGAACGACTGGAACCCGGCAAGCTCTCCTCCGTCGCCCACTACCACACCAAGGAAGAGGAACACCTCTACGCACTGCAAGGTGAAGCCACCCTGTATATCGACGGCGAGCCTCACCCCTTTAAGCAGGGCGACTATATCTGTTTTACTGCAAATTCAGGCATCTCCCATACCCTGAAAAACGAATCCGAAGCCGACTTCCTGTTTCTGGTGCTGGGCAATCGCGATCCCCACGATGTGGTGGTGTACCCAGAGCATAATAAGGTGCAGGTGCGCTCCATCGACGAGATCTATGCCAAGCGCCCCACCAACTACTGGGATCCCGACCGTTAA
- a CDS encoding Dyp-type peroxidase produces the protein MDSLVMPREQLGVCAEGNLHSVYLMFNANDGVESQLRPCVANVAQYIYELADQYADSAFNGFVAIGANYWDSLYPGRRPSQLKPFPAMHADNRDAPAHEYDLFVHLRCDRYDILHLVANEVCQMFEDLVELVDEERGFQFMDTRDLTGFVDGTENPKGRHRQDVALVGDEDEYFRGGSYIHVQKFAHNLSKWNRLPQKKQEDIIGRTKIDNIEYASEDKPLTSHIKRVNLKDADGKSMEILRQSMPYGSMKEQGLMFISVCRNSVHFEKMLSSMVHGDGEGNHDHLMHFTQALTGSAFFAPSLDFMEREAEFED, from the coding sequence ATGGATAGTCTGGTTATGCCACGTGAACAGCTGGGTGTGTGTGCCGAAGGAAATTTACATAGCGTGTATCTGATGTTCAACGCCAACGACGGCGTCGAGTCTCAGCTGCGTCCCTGCGTCGCCAATGTCGCACAGTATATCTATGAATTGGCCGACCAGTATGCCGACAGCGCCTTCAACGGTTTCGTGGCCATAGGTGCCAACTACTGGGATAGCCTGTATCCAGGGCGTCGTCCTTCACAGCTCAAGCCTTTCCCGGCCATGCATGCCGATAATCGTGATGCACCAGCCCATGAGTATGATCTTTTCGTGCATCTGCGCTGCGATCGTTATGACATCTTGCATCTGGTGGCCAACGAAGTGTGCCAGATGTTTGAAGATTTGGTTGAGCTGGTGGATGAGGAGCGCGGATTCCAGTTTATGGATACCCGGGATCTAACCGGATTTGTCGATGGCACAGAGAACCCTAAGGGACGTCATCGTCAGGATGTGGCCTTGGTGGGCGACGAAGACGAGTATTTCCGTGGCGGCAGTTATATTCATGTGCAGAAGTTTGCCCATAACCTCAGTAAGTGGAACCGTCTGCCGCAGAAGAAGCAGGAAGATATCATAGGCCGCACCAAGATAGACAATATCGAGTATGCCTCTGAGGACAAGCCGCTTACCAGCCACATCAAGCGGGTCAATCTGAAGGATGCCGACGGTAAGTCGATGGAGATCCTGCGTCAGAGTATGCCTTACGGGTCGATGAAGGAGCAGGGGCTGATGTTTATCTCAGTCTGTCGCAACTCGGTACATTTCGAGAAGATGTTGAGCAGTATGGTTCATGGCGACGGCGAGGGGAATCACGATCACCTGATGCACTTTACCCAGGCACTGACAGGCTCGGCATTCTTTGCCCCGTCGCTTGATTTCATGGAGCGAGAGGCAGAATTTGAGGATTAA
- the argR gene encoding transcriptional regulator ArgR, whose amino-acid sequence MQANKNQDELVKTFKAILKEERFGSQSEIVNALQSEGFNNINQSKVSRMLSKFGAVRTRNAKQEMVYCLPAELGVPTAGSPLKNLVLDVDHNQSMIVVRTSPGAAQLIARLLDSIGKPEGILGTIAGDDTIFICPSNIQEVDKTLETVKSLFNYAD is encoded by the coding sequence ATGCAAGCCAATAAAAATCAAGACGAACTTGTAAAGACCTTTAAGGCTATCTTGAAGGAGGAGCGTTTTGGCTCCCAGAGCGAGATAGTCAACGCCCTGCAGTCCGAGGGCTTCAACAACATTAACCAATCCAAAGTCTCACGCATGCTGAGCAAGTTTGGCGCCGTGCGCACCCGCAACGCCAAGCAGGAGATGGTCTACTGCCTGCCCGCCGAGCTTGGGGTCCCGACGGCCGGCAGCCCACTGAAAAACTTAGTGCTGGATGTCGACCATAATCAATCTATGATAGTGGTCAGAACCAGCCCAGGTGCGGCCCAGCTGATCGCCAGACTGCTGGACTCTATAGGTAAGCCAGAAGGCATACTGGGCACCATCGCCGGTGACGATACCATCTTCATCTGCCCTTCCAACATTCAGGAAGTGGACAAGACGCTCGAGACGGTCAAGTCGCTGTTTAACTACGCCGATTAG